In a genomic window of Streptomyces pristinaespiralis:
- a CDS encoding AraC family transcriptional regulator codes for MDALAGLLDGPRARGAFLLRMVMEPPWSVHIDDEAPLCLMCVTQGESWIAPASGEPVLLRPGDVAIARGPEPYTVSHAPGAEPQARIGPGGTCHTLQGEPLAQAMRLGVRTWGNAPDGSTSVLIGTYQMKGEVSGRLLDALPPLLHLSAEVWNHPLMTVLDEEIARDDPGQSVVLDRVLDLLLIAVLRTWFSRPDAEAPAWYRAMGDPVVGQALRLIQDGPARPWTVASLATECGVSRAALARRFNDLVGEPPMAYLTGWRLALAADLLRESDATVEAVARKVGYSGSFALSAAFKRVRGISPQEHRTGGALPERQQSSP; via the coding sequence ATGGACGCTCTCGCCGGACTTCTGGACGGGCCGCGGGCCAGGGGGGCTTTTCTGCTGCGCATGGTGATGGAGCCGCCGTGGTCCGTGCACATCGACGACGAGGCCCCGCTGTGCCTCATGTGCGTCACGCAGGGGGAGTCGTGGATCGCCCCGGCCTCCGGCGAACCGGTTCTGCTGCGGCCCGGCGACGTGGCGATCGCCCGCGGACCGGAGCCGTACACGGTCTCCCACGCACCCGGTGCGGAACCGCAGGCGAGGATCGGCCCGGGCGGCACCTGCCACACCCTCCAGGGTGAACCGCTCGCCCAGGCCATGCGGCTCGGCGTACGGACCTGGGGCAACGCGCCCGACGGCTCGACGTCCGTGCTGATCGGCACCTACCAGATGAAGGGCGAGGTCAGCGGCCGGCTGCTGGACGCGCTGCCGCCGCTGCTGCACCTGTCGGCCGAGGTGTGGAACCACCCGCTGATGACGGTGCTCGACGAGGAGATCGCCCGCGACGACCCCGGCCAGAGCGTGGTGCTCGACCGGGTGCTGGACCTGCTGCTGATCGCCGTGCTGCGCACCTGGTTCTCCCGGCCGGACGCGGAGGCCCCCGCCTGGTACCGGGCCATGGGCGACCCCGTGGTCGGGCAGGCACTGAGGCTGATCCAGGACGGCCCGGCCCGGCCCTGGACCGTCGCGTCGCTGGCCACCGAGTGCGGGGTCTCCCGGGCGGCGCTCGCCCGGCGCTTCAACGACCTCGTCGGCGAGCCGCCGATGGCGTACCTCACCGGCTGGCGGCTCGCGCTCGCCGCCGACCTGCTGCGCGAGAGCGACGCGACGGTGGAGGCCGTGGCCAGGAAGGTCGGCTACAGCGGATCCTTCGCCTTGAGCGCCGCCTTCAAGCGGGTACGGGGCATCAGCCCGCAGGAGCACCGAACGGGTGGTGCTTTGCCGGAACGGCAACAAAGCTCGCCGTAA
- a CDS encoding RidA family protein encodes MARAITLIRSASLSDVAEYAYAATAPAESRLIFLAGACPLHEDGSTAAIGDYAGQAAKAMENMEAALSASGASLQDVISTRVLVASSRREDLVTAWQVVRDSFAEHDVPSTLMGVTVLGYKDQLVEIEAVAAVLDS; translated from the coding sequence GTGGCTCGTGCCATCACTTTGATCCGCTCCGCCTCCCTGTCCGACGTCGCGGAGTACGCCTACGCGGCCACGGCTCCCGCCGAGTCGCGCCTGATCTTCCTGGCTGGGGCATGTCCGTTGCACGAGGACGGCTCCACGGCAGCGATCGGGGACTACGCGGGCCAGGCAGCGAAGGCCATGGAGAACATGGAGGCTGCTCTCTCTGCCTCGGGTGCGTCGCTGCAGGACGTCATCAGCACCCGGGTCCTCGTCGCGTCGTCCCGGCGGGAGGACCTGGTGACTGCCTGGCAGGTGGTCCGGGACTCGTTCGCCGAGCATGACGTCCCCAGCACCTTGATGGGCGTCACCGTGCTCGGCTACAAGGACCAGCTCGTCGAGATCGAAGCCGTCGCCGCCGTGCTCGATTCCTGA
- a CDS encoding SsgA family sporulation/cell division regulator translates to MSSTIEQSVRARLISDAPHSLAVPVVLRYCDTDPFAVRMVFPPEACLNDTGVTWTFARSLLDAGLRAPTGDGDVHIWPCGRVQTMVELRSPEGVALLQLDTAGLRRFLVRSYATVPAGNEAAALDIERALAALLGNARG, encoded by the coding sequence ATGTCATCGACCATCGAGCAATCCGTCCGGGCCCGTCTCATCAGCGATGCGCCCCACTCCCTGGCCGTGCCGGTGGTTCTGCGCTACTGCGACACCGACCCGTTCGCCGTCCGCATGGTCTTCCCCCCGGAAGCCTGCCTGAACGACACCGGCGTGACCTGGACCTTCGCCCGCAGCCTGCTCGACGCCGGACTGCGTGCGCCGACCGGCGACGGCGACGTGCACATCTGGCCGTGCGGACGCGTGCAGACGATGGTCGAGCTGCGCTCGCCGGAGGGTGTCGCGCTGCTCCAGCTCGACACGGCCGGCCTGCGCCGGTTCCTGGTCCGCTCGTACGCGACCGTACCGGCGGGCAACGAGGCGGCGGCCCTGGACATCGAACGGGCCCTCGCGGCGCTGCTGGGCAACGCCCGGGGCTGA
- a CDS encoding FBP domain-containing protein, whose amino-acid sequence MEPLTDKQIRASFVNCTKGEATRMRLPADFAELPWPDLDFLGWVDPGAPLKAHLVLPREEGPVGITLRVPSTGRTSAVKSSMCQACLTAHASSGVTLFAAPLAGAAGREGNTVGTYLCADLACSLYIRGKRQPKLRHGRYEENLTLEEQIDRTTGNLWAFADKVLGLR is encoded by the coding sequence GTGGAACCATTGACCGACAAACAGATCCGTGCCTCCTTCGTGAACTGCACCAAGGGCGAGGCGACGCGTATGCGCCTGCCCGCCGACTTCGCCGAACTTCCCTGGCCCGACCTGGACTTTCTGGGCTGGGTCGATCCGGGCGCACCGCTGAAGGCGCATCTGGTGCTGCCCCGGGAGGAGGGACCGGTCGGCATCACGCTCCGTGTCCCGTCCACCGGGCGGACCAGCGCGGTGAAGTCGAGCATGTGCCAGGCGTGTCTCACCGCCCACGCCTCGTCGGGCGTGACCCTGTTCGCGGCGCCGCTGGCCGGCGCGGCGGGCCGGGAGGGGAACACGGTCGGCACGTACCTCTGCGCCGATCTGGCGTGTTCGCTGTACATCCGCGGCAAGAGGCAGCCGAAGCTGCGCCACGGACGGTACGAGGAGAACCTCACGCTGGAGGAGCAGATCGACCGGACCACCGGCAATCTGTGGGCCTTCGCCGACAAGGTGCTCGGCCTGCGCTGA
- a CDS encoding class I SAM-dependent methyltransferase has translation MSHHHDSTHIDWDEHALLLERGAELQSPLYRQTADWLRELVPAGGVRRVLDIGSGPGVITGLLAEAFPYAEVVAVDATAPLLERAQARAARHGQADRVRTHHAELPDGIEELGEADLVWAAGSVHHLGDQRAALGALARLVRPGGLVAVVEGGLPARHLPRDIGIGRPGLESRLGAAVDEWFVRMRAELPGVKDEVEDWRALLAASGLTPSGTRSFLLDIPAPAPAAVREQLVSAFAWQRRMVEGLLPDEDIAILDRLLDPEDPQGLLRRPDAYMLAARTVYSARKD, from the coding sequence ATGAGCCATCACCACGACTCCACACACATCGACTGGGACGAGCACGCGCTCCTGCTGGAGCGGGGCGCCGAGCTGCAGAGCCCCCTGTACCGGCAGACGGCGGACTGGCTGCGCGAGCTGGTGCCGGCCGGCGGCGTCCGGCGCGTACTCGACATCGGCAGCGGTCCCGGCGTGATCACCGGGCTGCTGGCGGAGGCCTTCCCCTACGCCGAGGTCGTCGCCGTGGACGCCACCGCGCCGCTGCTGGAACGGGCGCAGGCGCGCGCCGCCCGCCACGGCCAGGCCGACCGCGTCCGTACGCACCACGCCGAACTGCCCGACGGCATCGAGGAGCTGGGGGAGGCCGACCTCGTCTGGGCGGCGGGCTCCGTGCACCACCTGGGCGACCAGCGCGCCGCACTCGGGGCGCTGGCCCGCCTGGTGCGGCCCGGCGGCCTGGTCGCCGTCGTCGAGGGCGGGCTGCCGGCCCGCCACCTGCCGCGCGACATCGGGATCGGCAGGCCCGGCCTGGAGAGCCGTCTCGGTGCCGCCGTCGACGAGTGGTTCGTACGGATGCGGGCGGAGCTGCCCGGGGTGAAGGACGAGGTCGAGGACTGGCGGGCACTGCTCGCCGCGTCGGGGCTGACGCCGAGCGGTACGCGCTCGTTCCTCCTCGACATCCCGGCGCCCGCGCCGGCGGCGGTGCGCGAGCAGCTGGTGTCCGCCTTCGCGTGGCAGCGCCGGATGGTGGAGGGCCTGCTGCCGGACGAGGACATCGCGATCCTGGACCGGCTGCTGGACCCGGAGGACCCGCAGGGGCTGCTGCGGCGGCCCGACGCGTACATGCTCGCCGCGCGCACCGTGTACTCGGCCCGCAAGGACTGA
- a CDS encoding aldo/keto reductase, with translation MSKVPFITLNNGVAMPQLGFGVWQVPDDEAAQTVTTALEAGYRSIDTAAIYGNEAGTGKAVTGSGIAREELFVTTKLWNSEQGYDSTLRAFDASLGKLGLDYVDLYLIHWPMPAEGTFVDTYKAFEKILADGRAKSIGVSNFRTEDLERLIGETSVVPAVNQVELHPQLQQSELKEFHAKHGIATEAWSPLGQGKDLLQAPTVVAVARKHDRTPAQVVLRWHLQVGNVVIPKSVTPSRIQENIDVFDFELDADDLAAFTALDEGRRLGPDPADVNS, from the coding sequence GTGAGCAAGGTCCCCTTCATCACCCTCAACAACGGCGTCGCGATGCCGCAACTCGGCTTCGGTGTCTGGCAGGTGCCCGACGACGAAGCGGCGCAGACGGTCACCACCGCCCTGGAGGCGGGCTACCGCAGCATCGACACCGCCGCCATCTACGGGAACGAAGCGGGCACCGGCAAGGCCGTCACCGGCTCCGGGATCGCCCGCGAGGAGCTGTTCGTCACCACCAAGCTGTGGAACTCCGAGCAGGGGTACGACTCGACCCTGCGCGCCTTCGACGCCTCGCTCGGCAAGCTCGGCCTCGACTACGTCGACCTGTACCTCATCCACTGGCCGATGCCGGCCGAGGGCACCTTCGTGGACACGTACAAGGCCTTCGAGAAGATCCTCGCCGACGGCCGCGCCAAGAGCATCGGCGTGTCCAATTTCCGTACGGAGGACCTCGAGCGTCTCATCGGCGAGACGTCCGTCGTCCCCGCGGTGAACCAGGTCGAGCTCCACCCGCAGCTCCAGCAGTCCGAGCTCAAGGAATTCCACGCGAAGCACGGCATCGCCACCGAGGCGTGGTCCCCGCTCGGCCAGGGCAAGGACCTCCTCCAGGCGCCCACGGTCGTCGCGGTCGCCCGCAAGCACGACCGCACACCCGCCCAGGTGGTGCTGCGCTGGCACCTCCAGGTGGGGAACGTGGTCATCCCCAAGTCCGTGACCCCGTCCCGGATCCAGGAGAACATCGACGTGTTCGACTTCGAGCTCGACGCCGACGACCTGGCGGCGTTCACCGCCCTGGACGAGGGCCGGCGGCTCGGTCCGGACCCGGCGGACGTCAACTCCTGA
- a CDS encoding helix-turn-helix domain-containing protein yields MTTVASGTGVGPLLRGWRERRRLSQLELALRAGSSARHISFVETGRSRPSEDMVLRLAEHLDVPVRERNSLLLAAGYAPRYAETPLGDPAMEALRQGMEQLLNGYEPYPALVVDGTYAVLAANRGIAMLLDGLPEHLLAPPLNAMRITLHPEGLAPRIRNLRQWRAHLLAQMERQLALARSDALRAVYDEVAAYPLPETGDDTHADTEDEEAGQEAPFPYFALPLRIEHEGRVLSFVSSISTFNTPMDVTVAELAIETLLPADPATVKYLQSLTP; encoded by the coding sequence ATGACAACTGTCGCGTCCGGTACGGGAGTAGGGCCGCTGCTGCGCGGCTGGCGCGAGCGCCGGCGGCTGAGCCAGCTCGAACTGGCTCTGCGCGCCGGATCCTCCGCCCGCCACATCAGCTTCGTCGAGACGGGCCGCTCCCGCCCCAGCGAGGACATGGTCCTGCGCCTCGCCGAGCACCTCGACGTCCCGGTGCGGGAACGCAACTCCCTCCTGCTGGCGGCCGGTTACGCACCCCGGTACGCGGAGACACCGCTGGGCGACCCGGCGATGGAGGCACTGCGTCAGGGCATGGAGCAGCTTCTGAACGGCTACGAGCCGTACCCCGCGCTGGTCGTCGACGGCACGTACGCCGTGCTCGCCGCGAACCGGGGGATCGCGATGCTGCTCGACGGCCTGCCGGAGCACCTGCTCGCGCCACCGCTGAACGCCATGCGGATCACGCTGCACCCCGAAGGTCTCGCGCCGCGCATCCGCAACCTGCGGCAGTGGCGCGCCCATCTGCTGGCCCAGATGGAGCGGCAGCTCGCGCTGGCCCGTTCCGACGCGCTGCGCGCGGTGTACGACGAGGTCGCCGCCTATCCGCTCCCGGAGACCGGCGACGACACGCACGCGGACACCGAGGACGAAGAGGCGGGGCAGGAGGCTCCGTTCCCCTACTTCGCGCTGCCGCTGCGGATCGAGCACGAGGGCCGGGTCCTCTCCTTCGTGTCGTCGATCTCGACCTTCAACACGCCCATGGACGTGACCGTCGCCGAGCTGGCCATCGAGACGCTGCTCCCGGCCGACCCGGCGACGGTGAAGTACCTCCAGTCGCTCACGCCCTAG
- a CDS encoding 4a-hydroxytetrahydrobiopterin dehydratase: protein MPTAPLSQKEIEDRLRELPGWSLEGDRIARSYRLDSHFAATALVVHIAQIQEELNHHSDLTLGYNTVALTVQSHDVNALTERDFGLAERVEKIAPAHGAD from the coding sequence ATGCCCACCGCGCCGCTGTCGCAGAAGGAGATCGAGGACCGGCTCCGGGAGCTTCCCGGATGGTCCCTGGAAGGCGACAGGATCGCCCGCTCCTACCGCCTCGACTCGCACTTCGCGGCGACCGCCCTGGTCGTCCACATCGCGCAGATCCAGGAAGAGCTGAACCACCACTCCGACCTCACCCTCGGCTACAACACGGTCGCCCTGACCGTCCAGTCGCACGATGTGAACGCCCTGACCGAACGCGACTTCGGGCTGGCCGAACGCGTCGAGAAGATCGCGCCGGCCCACGGGGCGGACTAG
- a CDS encoding phosphatidylinositol-specific phospholipase C domain-containing protein, with product MGTFSRAATTTAVAAGLLAAALAPAQASTTGPADTGQLPYSATTGVGVHNAYEKSKYAYFADALDSGAAMLEIDVWTNAFGRSWRVSHSNPVGNDNNCVNAAVAAELRAKARNQDLGGCLADMRAWHDAHPGHRPILIKLELKDGFQGGQGRGPAALDSLLRARLGDALYRPADLAGGHPDLDTAVRADGWPARSALAGKFVVELIPGTLEEDNPFDSLWTDREYATHLRDLRAAGRLGEAGAFPAVHHAAAGDPRTRYADPSIRPWFVVFDGDAGAYAGGTVDTSWYDRNHYLVVMTDAHGVAPAIDGTNPTEQQARDRVALLAGRHASVVSADWYPLPQVLGSVVPRGGE from the coding sequence ATGGGAACGTTCTCCCGCGCCGCTACGACGACGGCCGTCGCCGCCGGACTCCTCGCCGCCGCGCTCGCTCCGGCGCAGGCGTCCACCACCGGCCCCGCGGACACCGGGCAGCTGCCCTACTCCGCCACGACCGGGGTCGGCGTCCACAACGCCTACGAGAAGTCGAAGTACGCGTACTTCGCGGACGCGCTCGACTCGGGCGCGGCGATGCTCGAGATCGACGTGTGGACCAACGCCTTCGGCAGATCGTGGCGGGTCTCGCACAGCAACCCGGTGGGCAACGACAACAACTGCGTGAACGCCGCCGTCGCCGCCGAGCTGCGCGCCAAGGCCCGCAACCAGGACCTGGGCGGCTGCCTGGCCGACATGAGGGCCTGGCACGACGCGCACCCCGGCCATCGGCCGATCCTGATCAAGCTGGAGCTGAAGGACGGCTTCCAGGGCGGTCAGGGCCGGGGGCCGGCGGCGCTGGACTCCCTGCTGAGGGCGCGGCTCGGGGACGCCCTGTACCGGCCGGCGGACCTGGCAGGCGGGCACCCGGATCTCGACACCGCGGTGCGGGCGGACGGCTGGCCGGCGCGTTCGGCGCTGGCCGGGAAGTTCGTCGTCGAGCTGATACCGGGCACGCTCGAGGAGGACAACCCGTTCGACTCGCTGTGGACCGACCGGGAGTACGCGACCCATCTGCGCGATCTCCGGGCGGCGGGCCGTCTCGGCGAGGCGGGCGCGTTCCCCGCCGTGCACCACGCCGCGGCGGGCGACCCGCGCACCCGGTACGCGGACCCCTCGATCCGGCCGTGGTTCGTCGTGTTCGACGGCGACGCGGGGGCGTACGCGGGCGGGACGGTCGACACCTCCTGGTACGACCGCAACCACTACCTCGTCGTCATGACGGACGCGCACGGCGTCGCGCCCGCGATCGACGGGACGAACCCGACGGAGCAGCAGGCCCGCGATCGCGTCGCGCTGCTGGCGGGACGGCACGCGAGCGTGGTGTCCGCCGACTGGTACCCGCTGCCGCAGGTGCTGGGCTCCGTGGTACCGCGGGGCGGTGAGTGA
- a CDS encoding RICIN domain-containing protein, with the protein MNGPLEPGVYLVRNVGSGLLLEVFGGRRGSGVNVQQGKENGSPAQQWRIEPVLGGNGLYHFVNVAGGKRLDVANASTENGANVQQWRANNFGAQEWIVEQHLDSPGTVTIVSFISGLLLEVAGGSVEDGANVQQWEDTDSPGQWWRLEPVHS; encoded by the coding sequence GTGAACGGGCCACTTGAGCCAGGGGTCTACCTGGTGCGCAACGTCGGCAGCGGACTGCTGCTGGAGGTGTTCGGGGGACGCCGCGGCAGCGGGGTCAACGTCCAGCAGGGCAAGGAGAACGGCTCGCCCGCCCAGCAGTGGCGTATCGAGCCCGTGCTGGGCGGCAACGGCCTGTACCACTTCGTCAACGTGGCGGGCGGCAAACGCCTCGACGTGGCGAACGCCTCCACGGAGAACGGCGCCAACGTCCAGCAGTGGAGGGCGAACAACTTCGGCGCCCAGGAGTGGATCGTCGAACAGCACCTCGACTCGCCGGGCACGGTGACGATCGTCAGCTTCATCAGCGGACTGCTGCTGGAGGTGGCCGGCGGCTCGGTCGAGGACGGGGCGAACGTCCAGCAGTGGGAGGACACCGACTCCCCCGGCCAGTGGTGGCGGTTGGAGCCGGTGCACTCCTGA
- a CDS encoding ATP-dependent DNA ligase, protein MLLARVAEVSREVAATSARSRKIAALADLFAEALPEDVALVISYLAGRVPQGRIGIGWSVLKESVPPAAVPSLTVGEADAALTALAQVSGPGAQAERRTRVHRLMSAATAEEQEFLVRLLTGEVRQGALDAVALEAVAKAAGAPSADVRRAVMLEGSLPRVAAALLAGGPAALEEFRLRVGNPVQPMLAHSAKSVTEAAGTLGAACVVEEKLDGIRVQVHREGSDVRIFTRSLDDITDRLPEVAQRTREMTGDRFILDGEVIAMAPDGRPVPFQDIASRVGSRLDVEAARTTLPLYPVYFDVLAADGEPVLDLPGRERHRILARLVPEPTRVRRTVVEDPSDPAQVAAAEEFFTATLDRGHEGVLVKALDAPYSAGRRGRSWLKVKPVHTLDLVVLAVERGHGRRTGLLSNLHLGARSADGGFVMLGKTFKGLTDEMLRRQTDMLRELAVEDDGFTVRVRPELVVEIAYDGLQRSTRYPAGVALRFARVLRHRPDKSAAEADTIEQVLAAGR, encoded by the coding sequence ATGCTGCTCGCCCGCGTCGCCGAAGTGTCCCGTGAGGTGGCCGCCACCTCGGCCCGCTCGCGCAAGATCGCCGCGCTGGCGGACCTCTTCGCGGAGGCCTTGCCGGAGGACGTCGCCCTGGTCATCTCCTACCTGGCCGGGCGGGTGCCCCAGGGCCGCATCGGCATCGGGTGGAGCGTCCTCAAGGAGTCCGTGCCGCCCGCCGCCGTGCCGTCCCTCACCGTCGGCGAGGCCGACGCCGCGCTCACGGCGCTCGCCCAGGTCTCCGGCCCCGGCGCCCAGGCGGAACGCCGCACCCGCGTGCACCGGCTGATGTCGGCGGCCACCGCGGAGGAACAGGAGTTCCTCGTACGGCTCCTCACCGGCGAGGTCCGCCAGGGCGCCCTGGACGCCGTCGCGCTGGAGGCCGTCGCGAAGGCCGCGGGGGCCCCGTCGGCGGACGTGCGCCGCGCCGTCATGCTGGAGGGGTCACTGCCCCGTGTCGCCGCGGCGCTGCTCGCCGGCGGCCCGGCGGCACTCGAAGAGTTCCGGCTGAGGGTCGGCAACCCCGTGCAGCCCATGCTCGCCCACAGCGCCAAATCCGTGACGGAGGCGGCCGGGACCCTCGGTGCCGCCTGCGTGGTCGAGGAGAAGCTCGACGGCATCCGCGTGCAGGTGCACCGCGAGGGTTCCGATGTCCGGATCTTCACCAGGTCCCTCGACGACATCACCGACCGGCTCCCCGAAGTGGCCCAGCGGACACGGGAGATGACGGGCGACCGGTTCATCCTCGACGGCGAGGTCATCGCGATGGCACCGGACGGCCGGCCCGTCCCCTTCCAGGACATCGCCTCCCGGGTGGGCTCGCGCCTCGACGTCGAGGCCGCCCGCACCACGTTGCCGCTGTATCCCGTGTACTTCGACGTCCTCGCCGCCGACGGGGAGCCGGTGCTCGACCTCCCGGGCCGTGAACGGCACCGGATCCTCGCCCGGCTCGTCCCCGAACCGACGCGGGTACGGCGCACGGTCGTCGAGGATCCGTCCGATCCCGCACAGGTCGCCGCCGCGGAGGAGTTCTTCACCGCGACCCTCGACCGCGGGCACGAGGGTGTCCTCGTCAAGGCGCTGGACGCGCCGTACAGCGCCGGCCGCCGCGGCCGCTCATGGCTCAAGGTCAAGCCGGTGCACACCCTGGACCTGGTGGTCCTGGCCGTCGAACGGGGCCACGGCCGGCGCACCGGACTGCTCTCCAACCTGCACCTCGGCGCCCGCTCCGCCGACGGCGGCTTCGTGATGCTCGGGAAGACCTTCAAGGGCCTCACCGACGAGATGCTGCGCCGGCAGACCGACATGCTGCGGGAACTGGCCGTCGAGGACGACGGTTTCACCGTGCGCGTCCGGCCGGAACTGGTCGTGGAGATCGCCTACGACGGGCTCCAGCGGTCCACCCGCTACCCGGCGGGCGTCGCCCTGCGGTTCGCCCGGGTGCTGCGCCACCGGCCGGACAAGTCCGCAGCGGAGGCCGACACGATCGAACAGGTCCTGGCCGCGGGCCGCTGA
- a CDS encoding FG-GAP repeat domain-containing protein, whose translation MRKRAFACLCVLLAVASACSGSNSGDKPGRHPAVPSSTSDFDGDGYSDLIITHSGATVHGVRDAGEVVVVHGSERGPDTARREVIHQNDLGLGKAGQGGGFGARSLGADLDSDGYADLVATAGTKTLFVVWGGERGLSGDGAARLTGMSPVAGDFNGDGHTDLVSTGTDTDIGTLALGPFTRAGEPERSVRLDLAPEGEPFTSGDDIATASAAGDVTGDGRDDLVVTWSVYGDGSHIPRATVLYRGAADGRLVKGPRLKDAQGKDLFGRAPVTADIDKDGYADVVMGLACEMLGDPVPPEGGSRVEISYGGPTGQGSRLEPVRFTERAALPGSPEFTYCTFGDAVSAGDTNGDGHADVAFSGRAGTDAVGRPTVILLLGGAEGLTTRGARLFSRLTPGIPGSDDIEADFGSGTALLDTDRDQSAELAIGSSASQGGSDPIAWVLPGSARGISASHTVTLEQDVLGIAPTAGRGSYGFGR comes from the coding sequence ATGCGGAAACGTGCCTTTGCCTGCCTCTGCGTTCTCCTGGCCGTTGCTTCCGCGTGCTCAGGCAGCAACTCCGGTGACAAGCCCGGGCGGCACCCGGCCGTCCCCTCCTCCACGTCCGACTTCGACGGCGACGGCTACAGCGACCTGATCATCACCCACTCGGGCGCCACCGTCCACGGTGTCCGCGACGCCGGCGAGGTGGTCGTGGTCCACGGCTCCGAGAGGGGCCCAGACACCGCCCGGCGCGAGGTCATCCACCAGAACGACCTGGGACTGGGCAAGGCCGGGCAGGGCGGCGGCTTCGGCGCCCGCTCGCTCGGCGCGGACCTCGACAGCGACGGCTACGCGGACCTCGTCGCGACAGCAGGCACGAAGACCCTCTTCGTCGTCTGGGGCGGCGAGCGCGGCCTGTCCGGGGACGGCGCCGCCCGGCTCACCGGCATGTCCCCCGTGGCCGGTGACTTCAACGGCGACGGTCACACCGATCTCGTCTCCACGGGCACCGATACGGACATCGGCACCCTGGCCCTCGGCCCCTTCACGCGCGCGGGCGAGCCGGAGCGCAGCGTCCGGCTCGACCTCGCCCCTGAGGGCGAGCCCTTCACGTCCGGGGACGACATCGCGACAGCCTCCGCCGCCGGGGACGTCACCGGTGACGGCCGCGACGACCTCGTCGTCACCTGGTCGGTGTACGGCGACGGGAGCCACATCCCCCGCGCCACCGTCCTTTACCGGGGTGCCGCCGACGGCCGGCTCGTCAAGGGCCCGCGCTTGAAGGACGCCCAGGGCAAGGACCTCTTCGGCCGGGCGCCCGTCACCGCCGACATCGACAAGGACGGCTACGCGGACGTCGTCATGGGCCTCGCCTGCGAGATGCTCGGCGATCCCGTGCCCCCGGAGGGCGGCAGCCGGGTCGAGATCTCCTACGGCGGGCCCACGGGGCAGGGCAGCAGGCTCGAGCCGGTCCGTTTCACCGAGCGGGCCGCGCTGCCGGGCTCGCCGGAATTCACCTATTGCACCTTCGGCGACGCCGTGTCCGCCGGCGACACCAACGGCGACGGTCACGCCGATGTCGCTTTCAGCGGTCGGGCAGGAACGGACGCCGTGGGCCGCCCCACCGTCATCCTGCTGCTGGGCGGCGCCGAGGGCCTGACCACCCGAGGCGCCCGGCTCTTCAGCCGGCTCACCCCCGGTATCCCCGGATCCGACGACATCGAGGCAGACTTCGGCAGCGGGACCGCCCTGCTGGACACCGACCGGGACCAGTCGGCGGAGCTGGCGATCGGAAGCTCCGCGTCACAGGGCGGCAGCGACCCGATCGCCTGGGTCCTGCCCGGCTCCGCCCGCGGCATCTCGGCCTCGCACACCGTCACCTTGGAACAGGACGTCCTCGGCATCGCGCCCACCGCGGGCCGCGGCTCCTACGGCTTCGGCCGGTGA
- a CDS encoding class I SAM-dependent methyltransferase, with translation MLDYDREADAYDATRGGVPRAEAAAAAVLGLVPDRARTLLDIGCGTGLVTERLRRPGLRVLGCDGSYGMARKAAGRIGGFVVLGDVTRLPLHDAAVDAVSAVWLLHLVPRSEAAVAEAARVLRPGGVFVTTVDKDAGHDVDSDIDTVLRPHRSFAAASDRADRIERYAAAHGLRPTGGAEFTGHGQGRTPRGAATALSAGRFRSWFTDPHGATARALAGRLALLPGQDTRRPDPSYTLRAFRKEG, from the coding sequence ATGCTCGACTACGACCGTGAGGCCGACGCGTACGACGCCACCCGCGGCGGCGTGCCCAGGGCCGAGGCCGCCGCGGCGGCGGTCCTCGGCCTGGTGCCGGACCGGGCGCGCACGCTGCTCGACATCGGCTGCGGCACCGGCCTGGTGACCGAACGGCTGCGCCGCCCCGGTCTGCGCGTGCTCGGCTGCGACGGCTCGTACGGGATGGCCCGCAAGGCCGCGGGCCGCATCGGCGGCTTCGTGGTCCTCGGAGACGTGACGAGGCTGCCGCTGCACGACGCGGCCGTGGACGCGGTCAGCGCCGTGTGGCTGCTGCATCTCGTGCCGCGGTCCGAGGCGGCCGTCGCGGAGGCCGCCCGGGTGCTCAGGCCCGGCGGGGTGTTCGTCACGACCGTCGACAAGGACGCCGGCCACGACGTGGACAGCGACATCGACACCGTCCTGCGCCCGCACCGCTCGTTCGCCGCCGCCTCCGACCGCGCCGACAGGATCGAGCGGTACGCCGCGGCGCACGGCCTGCGGCCCACGGGCGGCGCGGAGTTCACCGGACACGGCCAGGGCCGCACACCCCGCGGTGCCGCCACCGCGCTGTCGGCGGGACGCTTCCGCTCCTGGTTCACCGACCCGCACGGCGCGACGGCCCGCGCGCTCGCCGGGCGACTGGCCCTGCTGCCGGGCCAGGACACCCGGCGCCCCGATCCCTCGTACACCCTGCGCGCGTTCCGCAAGGAAGGCTGA